Proteins from a genomic interval of Betta splendens chromosome 10, fBetSpl5.4, whole genome shotgun sequence:
- the tmem129 gene encoding E3 ubiquitin-protein ligase TM129: protein MRKGSSVNLYGFRVQIKTCTKGGPTMESPELGFTLAYVVFSLCFVFPPNEFRSAGLTIQNLFSSWLGSEDVGFVQYHVRRTSVTVLVHSALPIGYYMGMCFAAPEKDLGYIHHVTHGWRVFLLFSICLQLFSWMVVIYWSRCHWGNHPICTALQAHIQPPHSNWGSVAASVNDEFRRIDKFATGAPGARVIVTDSWVLKVTTYHIYMTLQSECHVTVTDSRHNQLNPNSASPAQILTLRVNSINPAVRPFDIRLNSTEYAELREKLHAPIRNLANVVIHQTISELFLETFRSQVELNQPYTLSSEQELEACIGCMQVPASTKLVRLCQPEGADNELDCQQCFCRPMWCLSCLGRWFASRQDQQRPETWLSSRVPCPTCRAKFCVLDICMVR from the exons ATGAGGAAGGGAAGCTCCGTAAACTTATATGGTTTCAGGGTTCAAATAAAGACATGCACTAAAGGCGGACCCACAATGGAGAGTCCTGAGCTGGGCTTTACTCTGGCCTATGTCGTGTTCtcgctctgctttgtgtttccgCCTAATGAGTTCCGTTCCGCCGGTTTAACCATCCAGAACCTTTTTTCTTCGTGGCTTGGCAGCGAGGATGTGGGCTTCGTCCAGTATCACGTCAGGAGAACCAGCGTCACTGTGCTGGTCCACTCTGCACTGCCCATAG GTTACTACATGGGGATGTGTTTTGCTGCTCCAGAGAAGGACCTGGGATACATTCACCAT GTCACTCATGGCTGGAGAGTGTTCCTGCTCTTCTCTATTTGCCTCCAGTTGTTCAGCTGGATGGTTGTCATCTACTGGTCCCGCTGTCACTGGGGCAACCATCCAATCTGCACCGCCTTGCAGGCACACATTCAGCCTCCTCACTCCAACTGGGGCTCTGTGGCAGCCAGTGTCAATGATGAGTTCAGACGTATAGATAAGTTTGCTACAGGGGCACCTGGAGCCAGAGTTATTGTTACAGACAGCTGGGTGCTGAAG GTCACAACCTATCACATCTACATGACCTTACAGAGTGAATGTCATGTCACCGTAACAGATTCCAGGCACAACCAACTGAATCCGAACTCGGCCTCTCCTGCACAGATCTTGACCTTAAGAGTGAACAGCATCAACCCGGCTGTCAGGCCCTTTGATATCAG ACTCAATTCCACTGAGTACGCTGAGCTGAGGGAGAAGCTCCATGCTCCCATCAGAAACTTGGCCAATGTTGTGATCCACCAGACAATAAGTGAGCTGTTTCTGGAAACATTCAGATCTCAGGTGGAACTCAATCAGCCCTATACACTTTCTAGTGAACAG GAGCTTGAGGCCTGTATTGGCTGCATGCAAGTTCCTGCCAGTACCAAGCTGGTCAGACTTTGTCAACCAgaag GGGCTGACAATGAGTTGGACTGCCAGCAGTGTTTTTGCAGACCTATGTGGTGCCTGTCCTGTCTGGGCCGGTGGTTCGCTAGCCGCCAAGACCAGCAAAGACCTGAGACGTGGTTGTCAAGCAGAGTCCCCTGCCCCACATGCAGAGCCAAATTCTGTGTCCTGGACATCTGTATGGTCCGATGA
- the atoh8 gene encoding transcription factor atoh8 has protein sequence MKSLHSASKTWNTSISKDSVLISMPGTNKRFKRKSREPKRLFSSPEPESTVVFPADMSDLDHTDDIQVQTCNLSGSTPLQRHLMIQEAKSDLTAGYQALVRPEGGMALTQSGAIDMRISTHVPAIMSKLSQVPASQFSHSEVSHWPSAISQPLSNRLKLGFHPTFPLTTSSSSSSHSLSPSHQAISLDPSLLGQADPRSSHCHEHVEAEGQSPKESPKKQVGLSTERPGRLPEVKAIQQTRRLLANARERTRVHTISAAFEALRKQVPCYSYGQKLSKLAILRIACNYILSLAQLAELDYSPDHSSLSFSQCVEQCTRTLQAEGRSKKRKVGRMEDV, from the exons ATGAAGAGTCTTCATTCAGCCAGTAAAACATGGAATACATCCATCAGCAAGGACTCAGTGCTGATTTCTATGCCGGGGACTAACAAGCGATTCAAGAGGAAGTCCCGAGAACCTAAAAGGCTGTTCAGCAGTCCTGAGCCAGAGAGCACGGTTGTTTTCCCAGCGGACATGTCTGACTTGGACCATACGGATGACATCCAGGTGCAGACGTGTAACCTCAGCGGGTCGACTCCACTTCAAAGGCACCTGATGATCCAGGAGGCAAAGTCCGACCTGACAGCTGGATATCAGGCTTTGGTGCGCCCAGAAGGTGGCATGGCTCTGACTCAGAGCGGCGCCATAGACATGAGGATCAGCACTCATGTGCCTGCCATCATGTCTAAACTGTCCCAGGTGCCTGCCTCCCAGTTCTCTCATTCAGAGGTCTCTCACTGGCCTTCAGCCATCTCCCAGCCTCTGTCCAACAGACTCAAGCTGGGCTTCCACCCCACCTTCCCTCTAaccacatccagcagcagcagcagccacagccttTCACCCAGCCACCAGGCCATCTCACTGGATCCGTCTCTGCTAGGCCAAGCTGACCCCAGAAGCTCCCATTGCCATGAGCACGTGGAGGCCGAGGGCCAGTCACCCAAG GAATCTCCAAAGAAGCAAGTTGGCCTGAGCACTGAGAGACCTGGGCGCCTTCCAGAGGTCAAGGCCATCCAGCAGACCAGGAGGCTGCTGGCCAACGCCAGGGAGAGGACTCGCGTCCACACCATCAGTGCAGCGTTTGAGGCTCTGAGGAAGCAG GTTCCGTGTTACTCCTATGGTCAGAAACTGTCGAAGCTGGCCATACTGCGCATAGCCTGCAACTACATCCTGTCTCTGGCTCAGCTGGCCGAGCTGGACTACAGCCCCGACCACAGCAGCCTGAGCTTCTCTCAGTGTGTGGAGCAGTGCACCAGGACTCTGCAGGCCGAGGGCCGGAGCAAGAAGAGGAAG GTGGGGAGGATGGAAGACGTGTGA
- the rnf103 gene encoding E3 ubiquitin-protein ligase RNF103 isoform X3, producing the protein MHFYELVEDTKDGIWLVQVIAQDREALLSNFNWGKMVQKVSQFGIRTGTFNCSNDRRSCIRRGWQRSTLIMSVPQTSASKGKVMLKEYNGRRIETEHIFRWMTSHVAHRIKMLHQPKQLVKEWRPDPTHPIKMFLFAHLSQPPAFFSSLSVKFTGRIEFIFVDIRYWDNQSSLSEIGITQSPAYILKMPEGIYRYGNSTGEFLSLAAMDTFLRSVQPEVNDLFVLSLVLINLLAWMDLFITQGATVKRFVVLIRTLGTYNSILLVSWLPVLALLQLSYLDTLYGYSLKLLRYADTTTLASLVRADWTFYSSHPALFLSTYLAHGLLVDYFEKKRRCGNRGQEDSSTNLEWLASLWDWYTSYLLHPIASLQHIPSDHSDWEDDPNFLFERLAFPDLWLRPLVNIDYIKALPTWRFIVVGQQQDSDSSGSHSDTGSTDSPPAGPSRPLHRNRRHKKSLCTQDSDTQLCANTKMDSTYCCQHRNNNSSAEGIPEGASLPCEVESSQQHCDRSAWPCDVLQCSECVVCLENFVSEELLMALPCGHAFHQQCIVVWLAGGRHCCPVCRWPSYKKKHSGWRKGGRPVRRHHTWRRARTPSFFVNH; encoded by the exons ATGCACTTCTATGAATTAGTGGAAGACACTAAAGATGGAATCTGGCTAGTTCAG GTCATTGCCCAGGACCGGGAAGCTCTGCTCAGTAACTTCAACTGGGGGAAAATGGTTCAGAAAGTGTCTCAGTTTGGCATCAGAACCGGCACGTTCAACTGTTCTAACGATAGAAG GTCGTGTATCAGGCGCGGCTGGCAGCGTTCAACCCTCATTATGTCTGTTCCTCAGACTTCAGCATCAAAGGGCAAAGTCATGCTAAAGGAATACAACGGCCGTCGCATAGAAACAGAACACATCTTTCGCTGGATGACTTCACATGTGGCACATCGTATCAAAATGCTGCACCAGCCTAAGCAGCTGGTGAAGGAGTGGCGCCCAGACCCGACACACCCCATCAAGATGTTCCTTTTCGCCCACCTGTCTCAGCCACCTGCCTTCTTCTCCTCACTCTCCGTTAAATTCACGGGAAGGATTGAATTCATCTTCGTAGATATACGTTACTGGGACAACCAGAGCAGCCTATCAGAGATCGGAATAACACAAAGCCCTGCCTACATCCTCAAGATGCCCGAGGGCATCTATCGCTATGGCAACAG TACGGGTGAATTCCTGTCTCTAGCAGCCATGGATACCTTCCTGCGGTCAGTCCAACCGGAGGTCAATGATTTGTTTGTCCTCAGTCTGGTCCTCATCAACTTGCTGGCCTGGATGGACCTCTTCATTACACAG GGAGCTACAGTGAAACGCTTTGTTGTTCTTATACGAACACTTGGAACCTACAACTCCATCCTTCTGGTGTCCTGGCTTCCTGTTCTG GCTCTTCTCCAGCTGTCCTACCTGGACACTCTGTACGGCTACAGCCTGAAGCTGCTTCGTTACGCTGACACCACTACACTGGCCAGCCTGGTGAGAGCCGACTGGACGTTCTACTCATCCCACCCTGCTCTCTTTCTGTCCACGTACCTGGCCCACGGTCTGCTGGTCGACTACTTTGAGAAGAAACGCCGCTGTGGCAACAGGGGCCAAGAGGACAGCTCCACAAACCTGGAATGGCTGGCTAGTCTGTGGGACTGGTACACGTCCTACCTTCTCCACCCAATTGCATCGCTGCAGCACATACCATCTGACCACTCAGACTGGGAAGATGATCCTAACTTCCTCTTTGAGCGCTTGGCATTTCCTGATCTCTGGCTACGACCATTGGTGAATATAGACTACATCAAAGCCCTGCCTACGTGGAGGTTCATAGTTGTGGGCCAACAACAGGATAGCGACTCCAGTGGTTCACATTCAGACACAGGGAGCACAgattctcctcctgcaggtcccAGCAGACCTTTACATAGAAACAGACGGCACAAGAAGTCACTGTGTACTCAGGACAGTGACACACAACTGTGTGCAAACACGAAAATGGACTCCACCTACTGTTGTCAACACAGGAACAACAACTCATCAGCTGAAGGTATACCAGAGGGCGCTAGCCTCCCGTGTGAAGTTGAATCTAGCCAGCAACATTGTGATAGGTCGGCGTGGCCCTGTGATGTCCTGCAGTGCTCGGAGTGCGTGGTGTGTCTCGAGAACTTTGTGAGCGAGGAGCTACTTATGGCTTTGCCCTGTGGCCACGCCTTCCACCAGCAGTGCATCGTGGTGTGGCTGGCGGGGGGCAGACACTGCTGCCCCGTGTGTCGCTGGCCCAGCTACAAGAAGAAACACAG CgggtggaggaagggggggaGGCCAGTCCGACGCCACCACACTTGGAGGAGAGCGCGAACCCCTTCTTTCTTCGTCAACCACTGA